A single window of Syngnathus acus chromosome 23, fSynAcu1.2, whole genome shotgun sequence DNA harbors:
- the LOC119117182 gene encoding leucine-rich repeat neuronal protein 3 — protein MKDVSFVDRLFVGLAVASFVVAVDKRPDCPKLCVCEDRPWFSPSSVYMEAQTVDCNDLGLFNLPEKLPVGTQVLLLQTNNVAKIDKPLDYLANITEIDLSQNNISSMNDVHLGILSQLLSLHMEENRIQELPDRCLAEVANLQELYLNHNLISFISKMAFQGLGKLLRLHLNSNKLKVIRREWFQPMRNLEILMIGENPVLSIDEMNFKPLGSLRSLVLTRMNLSQLPDNALVGLDNLESISFYDNTFPEVPHSALRNAKNLKFLDLNKNPIARIQRGDFVDMLHLKELGINSMPELVSIDSFALNNLPELTKIEATNNPKLSYIHPNAFYKLPRLETLMLNGNALSALHRITVESLPNLREVSMHSNPIRCDCVVRWMNMNKTNIRFMEPDSLYCVEPPEYEGQHVRQVHFREMMEICLPLISPESMPGHIRVRSRNSVSLHCRAFAEPEPEIYWITPSGNKVMPNTVSDKFYMHPEGTFDIYDITEKEAGPYTCVAHNVVGADLKSVSVEVNGYFPQPANGSLDVKVKSVETNAVLVWWKSSPGTLAPSIKWYALSNAHHPAASFSTRVPSDIQIYNLTHLSPATQYIVCVDVRSIHYKHDTKCVNVTTKGLELTGKDTEKWDTALITSFGVLLAGISLGCLLIYVSLRIHQLNGDLRKCDSKALLLPTEASDGRPTFFRFSGRVLPNGVEVKATVINVSDNAF, from the coding sequence ATGAAGGACGTGTCGTTTGTGGATCGTCTCTTTGTCGGCTTGGCCGTGGCTTCTTTTGTTGTGGCCGTTGATAAACGGCCGGACTGCCCCAAACTTTGCGTATGCGAGGACAGACCCTGGTTCTCCCCGAGTTCTGTATACATGGAGGCCCAGACTGTTGACTGTAATGATTTGGGACTATTTAACCTGCCGGAGAAACTACCCGTGGGTACACAAGTACTGTTACTGCAAACAAATAATGTTGCAAAAATAGACAAACCCTTGGATTACCTCGCCAACATCACCGAGATTGATTTATCGCAAAATAACATCTCGTCCATGAACGACGTCCATCTCGGGATTCTGTCTCAGCTTCTGTCGCTACATATGGAGGAGAACCGAATACAAGAACTTCCCGACCGATGTCTGGCGGAGGTGGCGAATCTTCAAGAGCTCTATCTCAATCACAACCTCATCTCCTTCATTTCCAAAATGGCTTTCCAGGGTCTCGGCAAGCTTCTACGACTCCATCTCAATTCTAATAAGCTGAAAGTGATTCGCAGAGAGTGGTTCCAACCCATGCGCAACCTGGAGATTCTAATGATTGGCGAGAATCCCGTGCTTTCTATCGACGAGATGAATTTCAAACCTCTCGGCAGCCTCCGCAGTCTCGTTCTCACCAGAATGAACCTGTCGCAGCTCCCCGACAACGCTTTGGTCGGCCTAGATAACTTAGAAAGCATTTCCTTCTATGATAACACTTTCCCAGAGGTGCCGCATTCCGCCTTGAGAAATGCAAAAAACTTGAAATTTTTGGATCTGAATAAAAATCCAATTGCCAGAATACAGCGAGGGGATTTTGTGGACATGCTGCATTTAAAGGAGCTGGGGATTAATAGCATGCCGGAGCTTGTCTCCATCGACAGCTTTGCCCTCAATAATCTGCCTGAGCTAACCAAAATAGAAGCCACCAATAACCCGAAACTATCTTACATTCACCCCAACGCGTTCTACAAACTGCCGCGGCTGGAAACGCTCATGCTCAACGGCAACGCTCTCAGTGCCCTCCACAGAATTACCGTGGAGTCGCTGCCAAATCTCAGAGAGGTTAGCATGCATAGCAACCCCATTCGCTGCGACTGCGTGGTACGCTGGATGAACATGAACAAGACCAACATTCGCTTCATGGAGCCCGACTCGCTCTACTGCGTCGAGCCTCCGGAGTACGAGGGCCAGCATGTCCGACAGGTTCACTTCAGGGAGATGATGGAGATTTGTCTGCCGCTCATATCTCCCGAAAGTATGCCCGGGCATATCAGAGTACGGAGCAGGAACTCCGTGTCGCTCCATTGCAGGGCCTTTGCCGAACCAGAGCCGGAGATCTACTGGATCACCCCGTCCGGGAATAAAGTCATGCCCAACACGGTTTCCGATAAGTTCTACATGCACCCGGAAGGGACCTTCGACATCTACGACATCACCGAAAAAGAAGCGGGTCCTTACACTTGCGTCGCCCACAACGTCGTCGGAGCCGATCTTAAATCGGTTTCCGTCGAGGTGAACGGATATTTCCCTCAACCCGCAAACGGTTCTCTGGATGTCAAGGTCAAGTCGGTCGAGACCAACGCCGTCCTGGTTTGGTGGAAGTCGAGTCCGGGCACACTGGCTCCAAGTATTAAATGGTACGCCCTGTCAAATGCTCACCATCCTGCCGCTTCCTTTTCCACCAGGGTGCCCTCTGACATCCAAATCTACAACCTTACCCATCTCAGCCCTGCCACTCAGTATATAGTATGCGTGGACGTCCGCAGTATCCATTACAAGCATGACACCAAATGTGTCAATGTCACCACCAAGGGATTAGAGCTCACGGGCAAGGACACGGAAAAATGGGACACGGCGCTAATCACATCCTTTGGTGTGCTCCTAGCTGGAATTTCACTGGGCTGTCTACTTATTTATGTGTCTCTGAGGATCCACCAACTTAATGGGGATTTAAGGAAATGCGACTCCAAAGCTTTGCTGTTACCGACGGAAGCTTCAGACGGGCGCCCGACTTTCTTTCGGTTTTCCGGTAGGGTGCTGCCGAATGGTGTGGAAGTGAAAGCGACGGTCATAAACGTATCTGACAATGCCTTTTAA